One region of Armigeres subalbatus isolate Guangzhou_Male chromosome 3, GZ_Asu_2, whole genome shotgun sequence genomic DNA includes:
- the LOC134227678 gene encoding ornithine decarboxylase-like yields MNILSALKNRVEIVDNSVTSRDLVNRFVAQGPQEEPLHLTEVDSLVKRHYEWSLHLPRVEPFYAIKSNDEASLVEATVLLGCGYDCASMAEVRRMLELGVDRRRIIFAQPQKTIVSLQYAREKRILTVFDSACELKKIHQYYPEAEVLIRYRFDSRNSVTNLGVKFGCETEKESKQLLNLAKELGINVIGWCFNVGSGCRDASIFYDAIKKGREIHDYATTIGFKFTMIDLGGGFLGDKGNGISQYADYINRALDECYPKEENVSIIAEPGRFYCAAAVTTIIPVHGKRVLFNDNDPLKIEHISYYFNDGMYGTFYSAKYRNQKLHPIIWKSGVDLELTYRTTLFGPTCDGNDAFAKDLDLPQLEVSDFVIFENQGAYARVHSCRFNGFCLPKVTNFIRKRTWELLETLSKSPNPTQVLLNNEYLQKNYNIEKLTFEAN; encoded by the exons ATGAATATTCTTAGTGCTCTGAAAAACCGAGTCGAAATTGTCGACAATTCGGTAACATCTCGAGACCTCGTGAATCGGTTCGTAGCCCAAGGACCGCAGGAAGAGCCCTTGCACTTAACTGAGGTTGACTCGCTGGTCAAGCGGCACTACGAGTGGTCGCTGCATTTGCCACGAGTTGAACCATTCTACGCCATCAAGAGCAACGATGAAGCATCACTGGTGGAAGCCACCGTACTGCTGGGATGCGGCTACGATTGTGCATCCATGGCTGAAGTTCGTCGGATGTTAGAACTGGGAGTCGATCGGAGAAGAATAATTTTTGCTCAACCACAGAAAACGATCGTTTCGCTGCAATATGCACGTGAGAAGAGAATTCTTACGGTGTTCGACTCGGCGTGTGAACTTAAGAAAATCCATCAGTACTATCCGGAAGCAGA AGTCCTCATCCGTTATCGATTCGACTCGAGAAACTCGGTGACTAACTTAGGGGTAAAATTTGGTTGTGAAACAGAAAAGGAATCAAAGCAATTACTCAATCTGGCGAAAGAATTAGGTATTAACGTGATAGGATGGTGCTTCAACGTTGGATCGGGATGCAGGGACGCGAGCATTTTTTACGATGCCATCAAAAAAGGTCGTGAAATTCATGACTATGCTACCACCATTGGATTCAAGTTCACAATGATCGATTTAGGTGGAGGTTTCTTGGGAGACAAAGGCAATGGTATAAGTCAGTATGCGGATTACATAAACCGTGCATTGGACGAGTGCTATCCTAAAGAAGAAAATGTTTCTATTATTGCTGAACCGGGTAGGTTTTACTGCGCAGCAGCTGTAACTACAATTATTCCTGTGCACGGAAAACGAGTTTTGTTCAACGATAACGATCCACTGAAAATCGAACATATTTCGTATTACTTCAACGATGGAATGTACGGAACCTTCTACAGTGCGAAGTATCGAAATCAAAAACTACATCCAATTATTTGGAAATCAGGAGTGGATCTGGAATTGACCTACAGGACGACTTTGTTTGGACCAACCTGTGACGGGAATGATGCCTTCGCCAAAGACTTGGACCTTCCACAGCTGGAGGTGTCAGATTTTGTTATATTTGAAAACCAAGGGGCATACGCGCGAGTCCACTCTTGTCGATTCAACGGATTCTGTCTGCCAAAGGTAACCAACTTTATACGGAAAAGAACCTG GGAACTGCTGGAAACGCTTTCAAAATCTCCAAATCCAACTCAAGTTCTGTTGAACAATGAATATTTACAGAAAAACTACAACATAGAAAAACTCACGTTCGAGGCTAATTAA